Proteins encoded within one genomic window of Gloeobacter kilaueensis JS1:
- a CDS encoding alpha/beta fold hydrolase, protein MKKPDCFEVAPGRPLAYHYCSGSAPLVVLIHGALSDRRYWQPQWQFLCDRRLAVLACDLAGHGQSGWARGHLPAHHAQDLAVLLKKLALRKPPLLVGHSYGVTVAVEYARRYPVHGLFALGGGVTGLTPWWEKPFVALLESVGRHSFRLPPVGRAYQKLGLVGSSPATEPFLRQCLPPSHRTPYRAMRDFWDYDGRAGLERITAPVLIAAGEKDPVFTPAMAHTQAALFPAGRAAVIPSCGHLLMIEASDWVNAQIVQMHG, encoded by the coding sequence GTGAAAAAGCCGGACTGCTTTGAGGTAGCGCCGGGCCGTCCCCTGGCTTACCACTACTGCTCCGGCTCAGCGCCGCTCGTCGTCCTCATCCACGGCGCGCTGAGCGATCGCCGCTACTGGCAGCCGCAGTGGCAGTTTCTCTGCGATCGCCGTCTGGCCGTCCTCGCCTGCGACCTGGCAGGTCATGGCCAGTCCGGCTGGGCGCGAGGCCACCTTCCTGCTCACCATGCCCAGGATCTGGCGGTCCTGCTTAAAAAACTCGCCCTCCGCAAGCCGCCCCTCCTGGTCGGCCATTCCTACGGCGTCACCGTCGCCGTCGAGTACGCCAGGCGCTACCCGGTGCATGGCCTTTTTGCCCTGGGCGGTGGCGTGACTGGTCTAACACCCTGGTGGGAAAAGCCTTTCGTCGCCCTGCTGGAGTCGGTGGGCCGCCACAGCTTTCGCCTGCCCCCTGTAGGCCGCGCCTACCAGAAACTCGGCCTCGTGGGCAGCAGCCCGGCAACCGAACCCTTTCTTCGCCAGTGCCTGCCTCCCAGCCACCGCACGCCCTACCGGGCGATGCGCGATTTTTGGGATTACGACGGCAGAGCCGGTCTGGAGCGCATCACAGCCCCGGTGCTGATCGCCGCCGGTGAAAAAGATCCTGTCTTCACCCCTGCGATGGCCCACACCCAGGCCGCACTCTTCCCGGCAGGCCGGGCTGCCGTCATCCCCAGTTGTGGCCACCTGCTGATGATCGAAGCGTCCGATTGGGTGAACGCGCAGATCGTCCAAATGCACGGGTAA
- a CDS encoding S8 family serine peptidase, producing MKRQLIQLCVPSLAGSVTLSTVLGFGLIVTPALARPDVPANLGNGLASLVRQANTNGGTLNRSALRPGIDNSRIAVFDSQNRVLVQILLSGRKPLQDVQRTLQTRKEFQALRIGAVSDRYRKGVIEAYVPLEKVAQLARLPEVAAVHLVPRPVAEVGLTTSQGVVQHRVDQLPAGSDGTGITVAALSDSYDTATQTLSGQPLTIHAAEDIASGDLPGPGNPLGNTQPVVVIQDGTGFDEGRGMLQIIHDLAPKANLCFATANGGQTTFANNIRALADPNGPCKANVIVDDIIYLDEPFFADGIVAQAVDEVAAQGIPYFSSAGNRPSTQAYFSNLRLVPGDASSLTGTNIKLTGVDPALYAGGFHNFKASGGTDIAQTISISSSGGTLVFQWDDPYDTVPPQLGATLLDTSGTITTAQPVASFPLTATAGQGVSITADGVPTGSVDLVLTIIDPSGNTVTSIDTGTSPETFTGILPVSGTYTIQVSGFQGATGPFTLVANEAIGLKPVTSDFNLLFFDSQGNFVGAQADNNIVNLRPIEIASISGLTSLQLVIARANTPAATPTPASKLRYVWFTSGAPQEYYSYRYPVTYGHNSAKGANGTAAYGVFTPYIPESFTSPGPSIIYFDPSGNRLPRPEIRQKPDIAAADNVNTTFFGFDDTRDPDTFPNFSGTSAAAPHATAIAALLLQKNGGPTSLTPTQVRTILQKSPFLHDLDPYFASGKLTVDGTRVFINVAADANSTSQFDTRVFRVAVGGTGSVSSILFDGTNGNPTEIVPGIAFDQRTSATNPPGFPFTVGITQGLSASDIAGVLGPTAPPPAVAGQSNTLTVSITPGVFTKGKLFTFGIDRDEQQTAFVPPSTAGGNSADLFGSGVLIPQGTIATGGVSFTVTTGSGQTGTGTFVNNIGSGYTSLDGYGFINAENALNQPKP from the coding sequence ATGAAACGCCAACTCATCCAGCTCTGCGTTCCCTCGCTGGCTGGTTCGGTCACCTTGTCAACCGTCCTCGGCTTCGGGTTAATTGTTACCCCGGCACTGGCCCGTCCCGATGTGCCTGCCAACCTCGGCAACGGCCTGGCGTCACTGGTGCGTCAGGCGAACACCAACGGCGGCACGCTCAACCGCAGCGCCCTGCGCCCCGGCATCGACAACTCCCGCATCGCCGTCTTCGACAGTCAGAACCGTGTGCTCGTCCAGATCTTGCTGAGCGGCAGAAAGCCCCTCCAGGACGTTCAGCGCACCCTCCAGACGCGCAAGGAGTTTCAAGCGCTGCGCATCGGCGCTGTGAGCGACCGCTACCGCAAGGGCGTGATCGAAGCTTACGTGCCCCTTGAGAAGGTGGCGCAACTGGCCCGGCTGCCGGAAGTCGCAGCGGTCCATCTCGTCCCCCGGCCTGTGGCTGAGGTGGGCCTCACCACCAGCCAGGGCGTGGTGCAGCACCGAGTCGATCAACTGCCCGCCGGCAGCGACGGCACCGGCATCACCGTCGCCGCCCTCTCCGACAGCTACGACACTGCCACCCAGACGCTCTCTGGCCAGCCGCTCACAATTCATGCCGCCGAGGACATCGCCTCGGGGGACCTGCCCGGTCCCGGCAACCCCCTGGGCAACACCCAGCCGGTGGTAGTGATTCAAGATGGCACCGGTTTCGACGAAGGGCGGGGGATGCTGCAGATCATTCACGATCTGGCTCCCAAGGCCAATCTCTGCTTTGCCACTGCCAATGGCGGCCAGACGACCTTTGCCAACAACATCCGGGCACTGGCAGACCCGAACGGTCCCTGCAAGGCAAACGTGATCGTCGATGACATCATCTATCTGGACGAACCCTTCTTCGCCGACGGCATCGTTGCCCAGGCGGTCGATGAAGTGGCCGCCCAGGGTATTCCTTATTTCTCCTCGGCGGGCAACCGGCCTTCGACCCAGGCATACTTCTCGAACCTGCGCCTGGTACCGGGCGATGCGTCGTCGCTGACAGGCACTAACATTAAGCTCACCGGCGTCGATCCTGCCCTTTACGCTGGCGGCTTCCACAACTTCAAGGCCAGCGGCGGCACCGACATCGCTCAGACCATCTCGATTAGCAGCAGCGGCGGCACCCTCGTCTTCCAGTGGGACGACCCCTACGACACCGTCCCTCCCCAACTGGGCGCAACCCTTCTTGATACCTCCGGCACCATCACCACCGCTCAGCCGGTTGCCAGTTTTCCCCTGACTGCTACGGCAGGGCAAGGCGTCTCGATTACCGCCGACGGCGTGCCCACCGGCAGTGTGGACCTGGTGCTGACGATCATCGACCCGAGCGGCAACACGGTTACCTCCATCGACACCGGCACCAGCCCCGAGACGTTCACAGGCATCTTGCCCGTCAGCGGCACCTACACCATCCAGGTCTCAGGCTTCCAGGGTGCGACAGGTCCCTTCACGCTGGTGGCGAACGAGGCGATTGGTCTCAAGCCCGTCACCTCCGACTTCAACTTGCTCTTTTTCGATTCTCAGGGCAACTTTGTCGGAGCGCAGGCGGACAACAACATCGTCAACCTGCGGCCCATCGAGATCGCGAGTATCAGCGGTCTGACGTCGCTGCAGTTGGTGATTGCGCGGGCGAACACGCCAGCAGCGACGCCGACCCCGGCGAGCAAGTTGCGCTACGTCTGGTTTACTTCCGGTGCGCCCCAGGAGTACTACTCCTATCGCTACCCGGTCACCTACGGCCACAATTCAGCCAAGGGTGCCAACGGTACGGCAGCCTACGGAGTGTTCACCCCCTATATCCCGGAGAGCTTTACCTCGCCGGGACCGTCGATCATCTACTTCGACCCGAGCGGTAACCGCCTGCCCAGGCCGGAGATTCGTCAGAAGCCCGACATCGCCGCAGCGGACAACGTGAACACGACGTTCTTCGGCTTCGACGACACCCGCGACCCGGACACCTTCCCCAACTTCAGCGGTACGAGCGCCGCTGCGCCCCACGCCACTGCCATCGCTGCGCTGTTGTTGCAAAAGAATGGTGGTCCCACCTCCCTCACTCCTACCCAGGTACGGACGATTCTGCAGAAGAGCCCCTTCTTGCACGACCTGGACCCCTACTTCGCTTCCGGCAAGTTGACGGTGGATGGCACCCGCGTCTTCATCAACGTCGCCGCCGACGCCAATTCCACTTCCCAGTTCGATACCCGCGTCTTCCGCGTCGCCGTCGGGGGCACGGGCAGCGTGAGTTCCATCCTCTTTGACGGTACCAACGGCAATCCGACCGAGATTGTGCCCGGTATCGCCTTCGATCAGCGCACCAGCGCCACCAACCCGCCCGGTTTCCCATTCACGGTCGGCATCACCCAGGGTCTGTCTGCTTCCGACATCGCCGGTGTGCTGGGTCCGACGGCTCCGCCCCCGGCGGTGGCCGGCCAGTCCAACACGCTGACGGTGAGCATCACTCCCGGTGTCTTTACCAAGGGCAAGCTCTTTACTTTTGGTATCGACCGCGACGAGCAGCAGACGGCCTTTGTGCCGCCTTCGACCGCCGGGGGCAACTCGGCGGACCTGTTCGGTTCGGGGGTGTTGATTCCCCAGGGGACGATTGCCACCGGAGGAGTGAGCTTTACGGTGACGACCGGCAGCGGTCAGACGGGAACGGGTACCTTTGTCAACAACATCGGTTCAGGTTATACGAGTCTGGACGGCTACGGCTTCATCAATGCCGAGAACGCCCTCAACCAGCCCAAACCGTAA